Proteins found in one Plasmodium relictum strain SGS1 genome assembly, chromosome: 13 genomic segment:
- the GST gene encoding glutathione S-transferase, putative: MGENIVLYYFDARGKAELIRLIFAYLGIEYIDKRFGENGDAFVEFKNFKKEKEIPFNQVPILEINNLILAQSQAIVRYLSKKYKISGDNELHEFYADMIFCGVQDIHYKFNNTNLFKQNETTFLNEELPKWSGYFEKLLKKNNTNYFVGNNLTYADLAVFNLYDDIESKYPNSLKNFPLLKTHNEFISNIPNIKNYINNRKESIY, translated from the exons atgggAGAAAATATAGtgttatattattttgatgccag aggGAAAGCTGAATTGATTAGATTAATTTTTGCCTATTTAGGAATTGAATATATAGATAAAAGATTTGGAGAAAATGGTGATGCATTTgttgaatttaaaaattttaaaaaagaaaaagaaattccATTTAATCAAGTTCCTAtattagaaataaataatttaattttagcCCAAAGCCAAGCAATAGTACgttatttatcaaaaaaatacaaaataagTGGAGATAATGAATTACATGAATTTTATGCAGATATGATTTTTTGCGGAGTTCAAGATAttcattataaatttaataatactaACTTATTTAAACAAAATGAAACAACATTTCTTAATGAAGAGCTACCTAAATGGTCTGGATATTTTGAAAAacttctaaaaaaaaataatactaacTATTTTGTAGGCAATAATTTAACATATGCTGATTTAGctgtatttaatttatatgatGATATTGAATCGAAATATCCTAATAGTTTGAAAAATTTTCCTTTATTAAAAACACATAATGAATTTATAAGTAACATAcctaatattaaaaattatattaataatagaaaagaaagtatatattaa
- a CDS encoding thioredoxin-like protein, putative: MMIIFLFFIFQFFTICIKNVNSVYHKRAFPINNINVPINYQYNNYRKFAYIDLKKKKIEEKKKNGVDNNVTIKKCPLRNITLKNFVSVTGISIPLFLGSLMIYSKMKNDKKNLNEAEKNFGKYLYKHENDQLIRNYVEEDKPLNIYNKFNNIYNNFITYLNFYMNIKKVNTKDNLKNYTILFFHSYNVDKFLRSKNIKTYVDRLKDIYKEINKNGDVNIVYIPLDNKILFNIKHFNNMNWYSVLFNDKKLILKLIKKYNIMNIPTMVLLDKNMNIINDNINYLLLYESKDFPYKDVTNFTYIKYLFDKNNNKFSLKELDSDYLFFYFNNDKENKEDIQSLLKIKKKLSEKNIKFDIVFIKDMERKKEDKNNNNVNKSIDTSNKKINVQENTNENDKKKIEDNDDDNSLSTINLNDTGSNYVNEKNNYIDDIYYLGSLENNIIYKLLLYDIFDITFKPVGILVNKKGKILNKYINISKKDNEIASFILNNNKSLNEQINEKNYMFKYENINNLSNLNVFAPIFILFSDKLDFDLLDQYNILIEEYNKNRKGKKINFYFLYNENKKYEALKKLCSVYDTTEMVILDLFNQKLFKENANNFNILQERDGKRLISKEDFFNFINKYYDDDLYSSTINLSKEV; encoded by the exons atgatgataatatttcttttttttatttttcaattttttacaatttgTATTAAAAATGTGAATTCA gttTACCATAAGAGAGCATTTCCTATAAACAATATAAATGTACCAATAAATTatcaatataataattacaggaa gtTTGCTTATATagacttaaaaaaaaaaaaaattgaagaaaaaaaaaaaaatggagtAGACAACAATGTAACTATCAAGAAATGTCCACTGAGAAATATTACTTTAAAGAATTTTGTTAGTGTAACTGGAATATCGATACCGTTATTTTTAGGTAGTTTAATGATATAtagtaaaatgaaaaatgataaaaagaatttaaatgAAGCAGAGAAAAATTTtggaaaatatttatataaacatgAAAATGATCAATTGATTAGAAATTATGTCGAAGAAGATAAACCccttaatatatataataaatttaataatatatataataattttataacttatttaaatttttatatgaatataaaaaaagtaaatactAAGGAcaacttaaaaaattatacaattttattttttcattcttaCAATGTGGATAAATTTTTACGCTCAAAAAATATCAAGACATATGTTGATAGattaaaagatatttataAAGAGATCAATAAAAATGGCGATGTTAATATAGTATACATACCTCTTGataacaaaattttatttaatataaaacattttaataACATGAACTGGTATAGTGTATTgtttaatgataaaaaactaatcttaaaattaattaaaaagtataatattaTGAATATTCCAACAATGGTattattagataaaaatatgaatataataaatgataatataaattatttattattatatgaaaGTAAAGATTTTCCTTACAAAGATGTTActaattttacatatataaaatatttatttgataaaaataataataaattcagtttaaaagaattagactcagattatttatttttttattttaacaatgacaaagaaaataaagaagatattCAATCCttgttaaaaattaaaaagaaattatcagagaaaaatataaaattcgacattgtttttataaaagatatggaaagaaaaaaagaggacaaaaataataacaatgtTAATAAAAGCATCGATacatcaaataaaaaaataaatgtacaAGAAAATACTAATGAAaacgataaaaaaaaaatagaagataaTGATGATGATAATTCATTAAGCACAATCAATTTAAATGATACAGGATCAAATTatgttaatgaaaaaaataattatatagatgatatttattatttaggAAGTTTAGAAAATAACATCATTTAtaaacttttattatatgacATTTTTGATATTACTTTTAAACCAGTAGGAATTTTAGTTAATAAAAAGGGAAAAATTCtaaataaatacattaatatcagtaaaaaagataatgaaattgcttcttttattttaaataataataaaagtttaaATGAACAAatcaatgaaaaaaattacatgttcaaatatgaaaatattaataacctaagtaatttaaatgtatttgctcctatctttattttatttagtgATAAGTTAGACTTTGATTTATTAGATCAATATAACATTTTAATTGAagaatacaataaaaatagaaaaggaaaaaaaattaacttttacttcttatataatgaaaataaaaaatacgaGGCTTTAAAGAAATTATGTTCTGTATATGATACAACTGAAATGGTTATATTAGATTTATTTAATCAAAAactatttaaagaaaatgcaaataattttaatattctaCAAGAAAGAGATGGAAAGAGATTAATATCTAAAGAggatttttttaattttataaataaatattatgatGATGATTTATATTCATCTACAATTAATTTATCTAAAGAAGTATAA
- a CDS encoding ATP-dependent RNA helicase, putative — MDEEKKKTLFTELNLDEALIFALFIQKYIFCANIQKQAIPPLIKKKNVLLHSETGSGKTLCFVIPLLQNLLSNKNINAKNLEFNKDQDNEESFSYNEKSIKNICEFFENKDIEKCNSIIDININKFISYNKSILENNNLSVVNKKEINKNKHSENMIDINEMREKFLRSNNNKCITNDIKNKLCCDFYKKKKNEIINIYGIIITPTRELCIQIYNLINKFLFFIRLYFSYKCNIEFKRLNKENFFLNALLFRGAVKINEDLKIIRNEKKKKNRYQIIVSTPGKLSVLLNKHKKYFNTNELNYLILDEGDKLLEESYINYIKDIIKSIFINEYSTCICSATCLQEEKFYNLFLDKKKNFMKCINKSNMVLNNFQLPEKIENYYIILRNIDKSFFLFKFLNTVVSDNETVIVFFSTCFCVEFFFHLFKNIFNTGKKNKEENYAKILQLNNKYKIYNENEVILFSKMISYIHKYIGNKKFTFLKIHRKMKDKKRISAYRKITDIKNNQRKIIFCTDIMSRGVNINVHWVVNYDVANKNITYVHRSGRTGRFNKSGKNIILLNKKEKEYVFFLKNKNVNIANFKKTVMYTNMINYEKILMKNENSIDQNALEMIKKKKKDLSYKISFIKFYKNYCEEMEEKRDKSSLSKKHTAHKKQNIILLNNMIMLFLKYIVFFVIEYREIFLLSTKAFLSYIEFYKNHQLSFLFSFNKLNLSHLCYAFALVKIPKFKEKYKIKNFKKIKINTFEIPYKNEEKEKKRQEDMKNMEEIKKKKQISNIQKKENNNNEKKEKQRKKRKTIVQKKHEKREMEENEIDSLFYEEKLYKKLKKKKITEDEYDKLLNMDKIDKHFSSMNISKNMIIQNKKILNINRKKQKKKKKVYKLKIKKRRNKNKR, encoded by the coding sequence atggatgaagaaaaaaaaaaaactttattcACTGAACTTAACCTTGATGAGGCTTTAATATTTGCtttatttattcaaaaatatattttttgtgcTAATATTCAAAAACAAGCCATACCACctcttataaaaaagaaaaatgttcTTTTACATTCAGAAACAGGAAGTGGAAAAACTTTATGCTTTGTTATTCCCTTATTacaaaatttattaagtaacaaaaacataaatgcaaaaaatttagaatttAATAAAGACCAAGATAATGAAGAATCATTTTCATACAATGAGaaaagtattaaaaatatatgtgaattttttgaaaacaAAGATATCGAAAAATGTAATTCTATCATtgacataaatataaataaatttatttcttataataaaagcattttagaaaataataatttaagtgTAGtgaataaaaaggaaataaataaaaataagcatAGTGAAAATATGAtagatataaatgaaatgaGGGAAAAATTTCTAAGAAGCAATAATAATAAGTGCATAACAAAtgacataaaaaataaattatgctgtgatttttataaaaaaaaaaaaaatgaaataataaatatatatggaaTTATAATAACACCCACTAGAGAATTATGTAtacaaatttataatttaataaataaatttttattttttataagactgtatttttcttataaatgTAACATAGAATTTAAAagattaaataaagaaaattttttcttgaaTGCTCTTTTATTTAGAGGAGCAGTTAAAATTAACGAAGAtttgaaaattataagaaatgaaaaaaaaaaaaaaaatagatatcaAATTATTGTTTCAACACCAGGAAAGTTATcagttttattaaataagcataaaaaatattttaatacaaatgaattaaattatttaatactaGACGAAGGTGATAAGTTACTAGAAGAAagttatataaattacattaaagatataataaaaagcatTTTCATTAATGAATATTCTACTTGTATATGCAGCGCTACGTGCTTGCAGGAAGAGaagttttataatttatttttagataaaaagaaaaattttatgaagtgtattaataaaagtaatatggttttaaataattttcaattaccagaaaaaatagaaaattattatattattttaagaaatatagacaaaagtttttttctttttaagtttttaaaCACAGTTGTAAGTGATAACGAAACAGttatagtatttttttcCACTTGCTTTTGtgttgaatttttttttcatttattcaaaaatatttttaatacaggaaaaaaaaataaagaggaAAATTATGCCAAAATTCTACAGCTTaacaataaatataaaatatacaatgaaaatgaagttattctattttcaaaaatgatttcttatattcataaatatataggaaataaaaaatttacatttttaaaaattcacagaaaaatgaaagataaaaaaagaattagcgcatatagaaaaataacggatataaaaaataatcagaggaaaataattttctgcACAGATATTATGAGCAGAGGAGTAAATATTAATGTTCATTGGGTAGTAAATTATGATGTTgcaaacaaaaatattacttATGTTCATAGAAGTGGAAGAACTGGAAGATTTAACAAAAgtggaaaaaatataattcttttaaataaaaaagaaaaagaatatgtattttttttaaaaaataaaaatgtaaatattgcaaattttaagaaaacaGTGATGTATACaaatatgataaattatgaaaaaattttaatgaaaaatgaaaatagcaTAGATCAAAATGCATTAGAAAtgatcaaaaaaaaaaaaaaagatttatcaTACAagatttcttttataaaattttataaaaattattgtgAAGAAATGGAGGAAAAAAGAGATAAAAGTTCTTTAAGTAAAAAACACACTGCTCATAAAAAACAgaacattattttattaaataatatgattatgctatttctaaaatatatagttttttttgttattgaatatagagaaatatttttactttcaaCAAAAgcttttttatcatatatagAATTCTATAAAAATCATCAACTAAgtttccttttttcttttaataaattaaatttatcacATTTATGTTATGCATTTGCATTAGTTAAAATACCAAAATTCAAGGAAAAATATAAgattaaaaatttcaaaaaaataaaaattaacacTTTTGAAATAccatataaaaatgaagagaaagaaaaaaaaagacaagaggatatgaaaaatatggaagaaataaaaaaaaaaaaacaaatttccaatattcaaaaaaaggaaaataataataatgaaaaaaaagaaaaacaaaggaaaaaaagaaaaacaataGTTCAAAAGAAACACGAAAAAAGAGAAAtggaagaaaatgaaattgaCTCCTTAttttatgaagaaaaattatataaaaagttaaaaaaaaaaaaaattactgaAGATGAATATGATAAATTATTGAATATGGATAAAATTGATAAACATTTTTCTAGTATGAACAtatcaaaaaatatgattattcagaataaaaaaattctaaatataaacaggaaaaagcaaaaaaaaaaaaaaaaagtttataaattaaaaataaaaaagagaagaaataaaaataaaagataa
- a CDS encoding DEAD/DEAH box ATP-dependent RNA helicase, putative → MLEKKERSIKKKKIYNKNYIHLKKKKKKVKAKNDSEFLDERDHLQKEIDEKLEKLVEENKKKRYDEEWKNNFRNNDCSEKKDKNEYNEKKKEKKYKNNLTIIDKNVLTSQEFKSLPISKRTLKALNEKNFTYMTNIQAVSIPIVLLNKHIYAQAQTGTGKTLCFCIPLVEKMYRNSIDCYNKILGGLIITPTRELVFQIFEVLNMLNKYHKLNICCVIGGKNEEKEKSVFSYANIIVCTTGRLLYHLENNYFCNLDYLSTFIIDEIDKLIDKSFYDNLKNILLYKPKENCQICLFSATICKFLNVILQTFNIKDYEYVSINDNDKYIENNNVKQIYIECNIYDKINYLYTFLFSKKNKKIIVFFSTCKQVRFMYEVFKKIKVGVMKFLQLHGKLKQTSRLNTYHFFSKRKNFTCLFTTDIACRGLDFASVDWVIHFDFPENVETFIHRSGRTGRFTNVGNSLIFLTSEIDNKNIFLNVLKENNIEIKEKFIKKQKLFDISNKIHSLNAAFVEIKYLAKKALIIYLRHLYIVMKFKDIKKIDLNKLAYSYGLIEFSNSMLEELDLIEQKKVEIKKKKSRLEKFLEILKSKKLKKNNKHNEELKDDENKCYLNGENNDINDDDNSKYKMKSKRSSDMHTGDDFKMNEDLSNININESDDLFTRKKVEIQDNIPLMFPSKKRKKRVKVAKTLSNSVLYDDNGNEIIDDNVKFKILVNELNEKKIFEEENKEMNDNITCNEKAYIESLKEKVKKCNEKIKIKKIREKEKLIQNKKDTSSSVEYSDQNVYNFSDNNEQCGDSSSDSQWHKYEENTNDHFIKNNEEKNLKKDKDKINRNQKDNLNEDISELENKVMMFL, encoded by the exons ATGttggaaaaaaaagaaagatcaattaaaaaaaaaaaaatttataataagaattatattcacttaaaaaaaaaaaagaaaaaagttaaaGCAAAAAATGATTCGGAATTTTTAGATGAAAGAGATCATTTGCAAAAAGAAATTGATGAGAAGTTAGAAAAGTTAGTagaggaaaataaaaagaaacgTTATGATGAAGAAtggaaaaataattttaggAACAATGATTGcagtgaaaaaaaagataaaaatgaatataatgaaaaaaaaaaagaaaaaaaatacaagaaTAATTTAACAATAATTGACAAAAATGTCTTAACTTCTCAAGAATTTAAATCCTTACCAATAAGTAAAAGGACATTAAAAGCattgaatgaaaaaaattttacgtATATGACTAATATACAGGCTGTATCCATTCCTATAGTTTTATtgaataaacatatatatgcTCAAGCGCAAACAGGAACTGGGAAAACTTTATGCTTTTGTATCCCGCTAGTTGAAAAAATGTATAGAAACAGTATTGATTgctataataaaattttaggTGGGCTAATAATAACTCCAACAAGAGAATTAGTATTTCAAATCTTCGAAGTTTTAAATATGTTAAATAAATATCATAAACTAAATATTTGTTGTGTTATTGGTggaaaaaatgaagaaaaagaaaaatcagTTTTTAGTTATGCAAATATTATTGTATGCACAACTGGAAGATTATTATATCATctagaaaataattatttttgcaATTTAGATTATTTAAGTACTTTTATAATTGATGAAATAGACAAATTAATAGATAAAAGTTTTTATGATAATTTGAAGAATATCTTGTTATATAAACCAAAAGAAAACTGTCAAATATGCTTATTTTCAGCAACCATATGTAAATTCTTAAATGTTATATTACAaacatttaatataaaagattatGAATATGTAAGTATTAATgataatgataaatatatagaaaataacaATGTTAAACAAATTTATATTGAATGCAACatatatgataaaattaattacttatatacatttttattctctaagaaaaataaaaaaattattgttttCTTTTCCACTTGTAAACAAGTACGTTTTATGTATGAGGTTTTCAAGAAAATTAAAGTAGGTGTTATGAAATTTTTACAATTACATGGGAAATTAAAACAAACTTCCAGATTAAACacttatcattttttttctaaaagaaaaaattttacgtGTTTATTTACTACTGATATTGCATGTAGAGGATTAGACTTTGCTTCAGTAGACTGGGTTATTCATTTTGATTTTCCTGAAAATGTTGAAACTTTTATTCATAGGTCAGGAAGAACAGGTAGATTTACTAACGTTGGTAATagtcttatttttttaactagtgaaattgataataaaaatatatttttaaacgtattaaaagaaaacaatatagaaattaaagaaaagtttattaaaaaacaaaagttATTTGATATAAGCAATAAAATACATTCCTTAAATGCAGCTTTtgtagaaataaaatatttagcTAAAAAGGCATTAATCATATATTTGCGACATTTATACATTGTTATGAAATTTaaggatataaaaaaaatagatttaaataaattagcaTATTCCTATGGATTAATTGAATTCTCCAATTCAATGTTAGAAGAATTAGACTTAATTGAACAAAAGAAagtagaaataaaaaaaaaaaaatcaagattagaaaaatttttagaaatattaaaaagcaaaaaattgaaaaaaaataataaacataATGAGGAATTAAAagatgatgaaaataaatgcTATTTAAATGGTGAGaataatgatattaatgatgatgataatagtaaatataaaatgaaaagtaAACGAAGTTCAGATATGCATACAGGAGATGATTTTAAAATGAATGAAGATTTgtcaaatataaatataaatgaatcaGATGATCTATTTACTCGAAAAAAAGTTGAAATTCAAGATAACATTCCTTTAATGTTTCCAagtaaaaagagaaaaaaaagggTTAAAGTAGCTAAAACATTAAGTAATAGTGTTTTGTATGATGATAATGGCAATGAAATAATTGACGATAatgttaaatttaaaattttagtaaatgaattaaatgaaaaaaaaatatttgaggAAGAAAATAAGGAAATGAATGATAATATTACTTGTAATGAAAAAGCTTATATTGAATCTTTAAAAGAAAAGGTTAAAAAATGTaacgaaaaaataaaaataaaaaaaataagggaaaaagaaaaacttaTACAAAACAAAAAGGATACATCTAGCTCAGTTGAATATTCAGATCAAAACGTATATAATTTTAGTGATAACAATGAGCAATGTGGGGATTCAAGCAGTGATAGCCAATGGCACaaatatgaagaaaatacaaatgatcattttattaaaaataatgaagaaaaaaatcttaaaaaagataaagataaaataaataggaATCAGAAAGACAATCTCAATG aagatATATCGGAGTTAGAAAATAAAGTGATgatgtttttataa
- a CDS encoding calmodulin, putative, whose amino-acid sequence MSRTDALIKESFLLLDKDFDGSISLNELMYALRFIGVPFDFSMIEDKNDIKYSLGEYVKIAKTHLGTLTPEEQFLNTIKKLDKKDNGILAIDKTIHLVMTMSDILSDEDFINFKKFVDPNDEKMIPMREFTNRVFS is encoded by the coding sequence ATGTCTAGAACAGATGCATTAATTAAGGAATCTTTCCTATTATTAGATAAGGATTTTGATGGTTCTATATCACTTAATGAATTAATGTATGCCTTAAGGTTCATTGGAGTTCCATTTGATTTTTCTATGATAGAAGACAAAAACGATATAAAGTACTCATTAGGAGAATACGTTAAAATTGCAAAGACACATTTAGGAACACTTACCCCAGAAGAgcaatttttaaatactataaaaaaattagataaaaaGGACAATGGTATTTTAGCTATAGACAAGACGATTCATTTAGTTATGACAATGAGTGACATTCTATCTGATGaagattttataaattttaagaaatttgTTGATccaaatgatgaaaaaatgaTACCTATGAGAGAATTCACAAATAGAGTATTTTCTTAA